One genomic window of Eriocheir sinensis breed Jianghai 21 unplaced genomic scaffold, ASM2467909v1 Scaffold564, whole genome shotgun sequence includes the following:
- the LOC126993115 gene encoding uncharacterized protein LOC126993115 produces the protein MGGGYGGGSIGGGHGGGVGVGIGGGHGGGIGGGFGGGKGGFGGGHGGGIGGGFGGGHGGGIGGGFGGGKGGGSIYG, from the exons ATGGGCGGCGGATATGGTGGTGGTAGCATCGGCGGCGGCCATGGCGGCGGCGTCGGCGTCGGCATCGGCGGCGGCCATGGCGGCGGCATCGGCGGCGGCTTCGGTGGTGGAAAGGGCGGCTTCGGCGGCGGCCATGGGGGCGGCATCGGCGGCGGCTTCGGTGGCGGCCATGGGGGCGGCATCGGCGGCGGCTTCGGAGGTGGCAAGGGCG gTGGCAGCATCTACGGCTAA